A single genomic interval of Streptomyces sp. NBC_00663 harbors:
- a CDS encoding Pls/PosA family non-ribosomal peptide synthetase — translation MAAIHESSALGLLDEEIRERFGDTARLSGGPAASPRTLVDIFDASVRAYPDEPALDDGTTCLTYRALAVEVERLRRSLAAAGVGLGDRVGVRVPSGTNDLYVAVLAVLAAGAAYVPVDAEDPDERAELVFGEAQVRAVIGARHELTVTGRGETPAARPGVEHDAWIIFTSGSTGKPKGVAVSHRSAAAFVDAEAALFLTDEPIAPGDRVMAGLSVAFDASCEEMWLAWRYGACLVPVPRAQVRSGADLGPWLVEQEISVVSTVPTLAALWEPETLNDVRLLIFGGEACPPELAQRLVTEGREVWNTYGPTEATVVACAALMTGEEPIRIGLPLRGWELAVVDEAGEPVPMGASGQLVIGGVGLARYLDAEKDAEKYAPLESLGWERAYRSGDLVQAEPEGLVFLGRADEQIKLGGRRIELGEVDAALQALPGVAGAAAAVRTARGGNQLLVGYVVTQDGWDQAAAVKKLRAELPAALVPLLAPVDELPTRTSGKVDRDALPWPLEGLETGGPKEQLYGTEAWLAEQWAEVLGMPVATARDDFFAIGGSSLAAAQLTTRLRTRYPSAAVLDIYQQPTLRKLARHLEESAQDDGAARVIAPVPLGAQVIQLLVLLPLFTLLGLRWMVPLAALGNLLPAYGWLPSASWWLVGAGALLLYSPPGRLAIAAGGARLLLRGVRPGRYKRGGSVHLRLWTAERLAEYTGATSLTGSWLERYARALGARIGPDVDLHSLPPVTGMLKLGRGAAVESEVDLSGWWLDGDRLEIGPVRVGGHAVIGTRSILFPGSRVGKRAEVAPGSAVSGQIPTGQRWAGAPAVKLGKAKRNWPKERPVRGTYWRVMYGVTGLALSLLPALAGGAAFLAARPFIAGDAPLSGAFLALVPATLAFGLAYALVLLVAVRLLSLGLREGTYPTHSRVGWQAWTVTQLMDRSREMLFPLYAGLVTPVWLRLLGMRIGRGAEVSTVLALPSLTTVGEGAFLADDTLTAPYELGGGWVRIGRAEIGRRAFLGNSGMTGPGRTVPDGGLVGVLSATPKKAKKGTSYLGLPPVKLPRSAADSDQSRTYEPSARLLWARGLVELCRIVPVFCSAGLAVLTIAALSVLGPWAWLLAGVVLLAAGAAAGLVSMAAKWLLVGRHRSGEHPLWSSFVWRNELADTFVEVVAVPWLAGSVPGTPLMTAWLRGLGARVGKGVWLESYWLPETDLVTLEDAVTVNRGCVLQTHLFHDRILRTDTVVLREGATLGPGGIVLPGSTIGARTTLGPASLVMAAESVPDDTRWLGNPIEAWRP, via the coding sequence ATGGCAGCCATTCACGAGAGCAGTGCTCTCGGCCTGCTCGACGAGGAGATCCGCGAGCGGTTCGGGGACACGGCACGTCTCTCCGGGGGGCCTGCGGCCTCTCCGCGCACGCTCGTCGACATCTTCGACGCGTCGGTGCGCGCCTACCCCGACGAGCCCGCCCTGGACGACGGCACGACCTGCCTCACCTACCGCGCGCTGGCCGTCGAGGTGGAGCGGCTGCGGCGCAGCCTCGCGGCGGCCGGGGTCGGGCTCGGGGACCGGGTGGGGGTGCGGGTTCCGTCCGGGACCAATGATCTCTACGTCGCCGTTCTCGCCGTACTGGCCGCCGGTGCCGCCTATGTGCCGGTGGACGCCGAGGATCCGGACGAGCGGGCCGAGCTGGTGTTCGGGGAGGCGCAGGTACGGGCCGTCATCGGGGCCCGGCACGAGCTGACCGTCACCGGGCGCGGTGAGACACCCGCCGCGCGGCCCGGGGTCGAGCACGACGCGTGGATCATCTTCACCTCCGGGTCCACCGGGAAGCCGAAGGGCGTCGCCGTCAGTCATCGCAGCGCCGCCGCGTTCGTGGACGCCGAGGCGGCACTGTTCCTCACCGACGAGCCCATCGCTCCGGGTGACAGGGTCATGGCGGGCCTGTCGGTCGCCTTCGACGCGTCCTGCGAGGAGATGTGGCTGGCGTGGCGGTACGGGGCCTGTCTGGTGCCGGTGCCGCGGGCGCAGGTCAGGAGCGGGGCCGATCTCGGGCCCTGGCTGGTCGAGCAGGAGATCAGCGTCGTGTCGACGGTGCCGACGCTCGCCGCGCTCTGGGAGCCGGAGACGCTCAACGACGTACGGCTGCTGATCTTCGGCGGTGAGGCCTGCCCGCCCGAGCTGGCGCAGCGGCTGGTGACCGAGGGGCGCGAGGTGTGGAACACCTACGGGCCGACCGAGGCGACCGTCGTGGCCTGCGCCGCGCTGATGACCGGCGAGGAGCCGATCCGGATCGGACTGCCGTTGCGCGGCTGGGAGTTGGCGGTCGTCGACGAGGCCGGCGAGCCCGTACCCATGGGCGCCAGTGGGCAGTTGGTGATCGGCGGGGTCGGGCTGGCGCGCTATCTGGACGCCGAGAAGGACGCGGAGAAGTACGCTCCGCTGGAGTCGCTGGGCTGGGAACGCGCGTACCGCAGCGGGGACCTGGTGCAGGCGGAGCCCGAGGGGCTCGTCTTCCTCGGGCGGGCCGACGAGCAGATCAAGCTCGGCGGGCGACGGATCGAGCTCGGTGAAGTCGACGCCGCGCTCCAGGCGTTGCCGGGTGTCGCCGGAGCCGCGGCCGCCGTACGGACCGCACGCGGCGGCAATCAGCTGCTGGTCGGCTATGTCGTCACGCAGGACGGCTGGGACCAGGCGGCGGCCGTGAAGAAGCTGCGTGCCGAACTGCCCGCCGCGCTGGTGCCGTTGCTCGCGCCGGTCGACGAGCTGCCGACGCGGACCTCCGGCAAGGTGGACCGCGACGCGCTGCCCTGGCCCCTGGAAGGGCTCGAAACAGGCGGTCCCAAGGAGCAGTTGTACGGCACCGAGGCCTGGCTCGCCGAGCAGTGGGCCGAGGTCCTCGGGATGCCGGTCGCCACTGCCCGCGACGACTTCTTCGCCATAGGCGGCTCCAGCCTGGCCGCCGCCCAGCTGACCACCCGGCTGCGCACCCGCTACCCGAGCGCGGCCGTCCTCGACATCTACCAGCAGCCCACCCTGCGGAAGCTGGCCCGCCACCTGGAGGAGTCCGCGCAGGACGACGGGGCCGCGCGGGTGATCGCGCCGGTGCCGCTCGGCGCCCAGGTGATCCAACTCCTCGTTCTGCTCCCCCTGTTCACCCTGCTGGGTCTGCGCTGGATGGTGCCGCTGGCTGCCCTCGGGAACCTCCTGCCTGCCTACGGCTGGCTGCCGTCCGCCTCCTGGTGGCTGGTCGGGGCCGGTGCCCTGCTGCTGTACAGCCCGCCCGGACGGCTCGCGATCGCCGCGGGCGGGGCCCGGCTGCTGCTGCGAGGCGTCCGGCCCGGCCGCTACAAGCGCGGAGGAAGCGTCCACCTGCGGCTGTGGACCGCCGAGCGGCTCGCCGAGTACACCGGGGCGACCTCGCTGACCGGCTCGTGGCTGGAGCGGTACGCGCGGGCGCTGGGCGCCAGGATCGGCCCGGACGTGGACCTGCACTCGCTGCCGCCGGTCACCGGCATGCTCAAGCTGGGCCGCGGCGCCGCGGTGGAGTCCGAGGTGGACCTGTCCGGCTGGTGGCTGGACGGCGACCGGCTGGAGATCGGCCCGGTCAGGGTGGGCGGGCACGCCGTCATCGGCACGCGCAGCATCCTGTTCCCGGGCTCCCGGGTCGGTAAGCGGGCCGAGGTGGCGCCGGGGTCCGCGGTCAGCGGGCAGATCCCGACCGGTCAGCGCTGGGCGGGCGCGCCCGCGGTCAAGCTCGGCAAGGCCAAGCGCAACTGGCCGAAGGAACGGCCGGTGCGGGGCACGTACTGGCGGGTGATGTACGGCGTCACCGGTCTCGCGCTCAGCCTGCTTCCCGCGCTGGCGGGCGGCGCCGCGTTCCTGGCGGCCCGGCCCTTCATCGCCGGGGACGCTCCTTTGTCGGGTGCGTTCCTCGCCCTCGTCCCGGCCACTCTCGCCTTCGGGCTCGCGTACGCGCTGGTGCTCCTGGTCGCCGTACGACTGCTGAGCCTGGGGTTGCGGGAGGGGACGTATCCGACGCACAGCCGGGTCGGATGGCAGGCGTGGACGGTCACGCAGCTGATGGACCGCTCGCGCGAGATGCTGTTCCCGCTGTACGCCGGGCTGGTCACGCCGGTGTGGCTGCGGCTGCTCGGGATGCGGATCGGGCGGGGTGCCGAGGTGTCGACCGTGCTGGCGCTGCCGAGTCTGACGACGGTCGGTGAGGGCGCGTTCCTGGCCGACGACACGCTGACCGCGCCGTACGAGCTGGGTGGCGGCTGGGTCAGGATCGGGCGGGCGGAGATCGGGCGGCGGGCGTTCCTCGGGAACTCCGGGATGACCGGGCCGGGGCGGACCGTGCCGGACGGCGGGCTGGTCGGGGTGCTGTCGGCGACGCCGAAGAAGGCGAAGAAGGGCACGTCGTATCTGGGGCTGCCGCCGGTGAAGCTGCCGCGCAGCGCGGCCGACAGCGACCAGAGCCGGACCTACGAGCCCTCGGCCCGGCTGTTGTGGGCGCGCGGGCTGGTGGAGCTGTGCCGGATCGTGCCCGTGTTCTGCTCGGCCGGGCTGGCCGTGCTGACGATCGCCGCGCTGAGCGTGCTGGGACCGTGGGCCTGGCTGCTCGCCGGAGTCGTCCTGCTCGCCGCCGGTGCGGCGGCGGGGCTGGTGTCGATGGCGGCGAAGTGGCTGCTCGTGGGGCGGCATCGCAGCGGGGAGCATCCGCTGTGGAGTTCCTTCGTGTGGCGCAACGAGCTGGCGGACACGTTCGTCGAGGTCGTGGCGGTGCCGTGGCTGGCGGGTTCGGTGCCGGGTACGCCGTTGATGACGGCGTGGCTGCGGGGGCTCGGGGCGCGGGTCGGCAAAGGTGTCTGGTTGGAGAGCTACTGGCTGCCGGAGACGGATCTGGTGACGCTGGAGGACGCGGTGACGGTGAACCGGGGCTGTGTGCTCCAGACGCACCTCTTCCACGACCGGATCTTGCGGACGGATACTGTGGTCCTCCGTGAGGGCGCGACGCTGGGTCCTGGCGGGATCGTGCTGCCCGGCAGCACGATCGGGGCCCGTACGACCCTGGGTCCCGCGTCGCTCGTCATGGCCGCGGAGTCCGTGCCGGACGACACCCGTTGGCTCGGCAATCCGATCGAGGCATGGCGTCCCTGA
- a CDS encoding M1 family metallopeptidase yields the protein MAVQQAAGSDPYFPDNGDARYRVHRYELALDYRPGPNRLSGTARINAIAGRSPLTEFVLNLADFRIGRVRVDGRQPHYSHRGGKLRVRPAKPVRPGAAFTVEVHWSGNPKPVNSPWGGLGWEELEDGALVASQPIGAPSWYPCNDRPADKASYQISITSPSAYAVVAGGRLLTRTTRASTTTWVYEQSAPTSSYLVGLAIGKYQTVLLGDPGPGGVPQHGHIPAQLLPEFSRDFARQPQMMDLFQELFGPYPFDEYAVVVTEEELDVPVEAQGLSLFGANHVDGARGSERLVAHELAHQWFGNSVSIADWRHIWLNEGFAKYAEWLWSERSGGRSAQQLAAAAHRLLSGLPQDLRLADPGRKSMFDDRLYERGGLTLHAVRCAMGDEPFFRMLRGWAGLHRGGAVTTTAFTAHAARFAPEPLDDVFDAWVFGAELPPLPMPETRAAG from the coding sequence GTGGCGGTTCAGCAGGCGGCGGGGTCCGACCCGTACTTCCCGGACAACGGTGACGCGCGCTACCGGGTGCACCGGTACGAGCTCGCGCTGGACTACCGTCCGGGCCCGAACCGGCTGTCCGGCACGGCCCGGATCAACGCCATAGCGGGCCGCTCGCCGCTCACCGAGTTCGTGCTCAATCTTGCCGACTTCAGGATCGGGCGGGTGCGGGTGGACGGGCGGCAGCCGCACTACTCGCACCGCGGCGGCAAGCTGCGGGTCCGCCCCGCGAAGCCTGTCCGCCCGGGGGCCGCCTTCACCGTCGAGGTGCACTGGTCGGGCAATCCCAAGCCGGTCAACAGCCCGTGGGGCGGCCTGGGTTGGGAGGAGCTGGAGGACGGGGCGCTGGTGGCGAGCCAGCCGATCGGGGCGCCGTCCTGGTATCCGTGCAACGACCGCCCGGCGGACAAGGCGTCGTACCAGATCTCGATCACGTCGCCGTCGGCGTACGCGGTGGTCGCGGGCGGCAGACTGCTGACCCGGACGACCCGTGCCTCCACGACGACCTGGGTGTACGAGCAGTCGGCGCCGACGTCGAGTTATCTGGTAGGGCTGGCGATCGGCAAGTACCAGACGGTGCTGCTGGGTGATCCGGGGCCCGGCGGGGTGCCGCAGCACGGGCACATCCCGGCGCAGCTGCTTCCCGAGTTCTCCCGGGACTTCGCGCGCCAGCCGCAGATGATGGACCTCTTCCAGGAGCTGTTCGGCCCGTACCCGTTCGACGAGTACGCGGTGGTGGTGACGGAGGAGGAGCTCGATGTGCCCGTGGAGGCACAGGGGTTGTCGCTCTTCGGCGCCAACCATGTGGACGGGGCGCGGGGTTCGGAGCGGCTGGTCGCCCATGAGCTGGCGCACCAGTGGTTCGGGAACAGTGTCTCGATCGCCGACTGGCGGCACATCTGGCTCAACGAGGGGTTCGCGAAGTACGCGGAGTGGCTGTGGTCGGAGCGCTCGGGCGGCCGTTCCGCCCAGCAACTCGCCGCCGCCGCGCACCGGTTGCTGTCGGGGCTGCCGCAGGATCTGCGGCTGGCCGACCCGGGCCGTAAGTCGATGTTCGACGACCGGCTCTACGAGCGCGGCGGGCTGACCCTGCACGCGGTGCGCTGCGCGATGGGCGACGAGCCCTTCTTCCGGATGCTGCGGGGCTGGGCGGGGCTGCACCGGGGTGGTGCGGTGACGA
- a CDS encoding pectate lyase family protein, which yields MRRARARSPKLYAAMAGLGLVAAAGTALVMPEASAATPGATGYATQNGGTTGGAGGTTVKATTGTQIHQALCGRASSSTPITIQVEGTINHANTSKVSGGSCNTADGVIELKQISNVTLVGVGSGAVFDQLGIHVRESSNIIIQNVTVQNVKKSGSPTSNGGDAIGMESDVHNVWVDHVSLLASGGESEGYDGLFDLKANTQYVTLSYSTLRNSGRGGLINSSDSDLSSSYVTFHHNLYENIDSRAPLLRGGTAHMYNNHYVSLNESGINSRAGAKAKVDNNYFEDSKDVLGTFYTDLAGYWQVSGNVFDNVTWSSPGDENNPAGPNPVSNTSVSIPYAYTLDQASCVPAIVAKTAGAGKGLAVSDGSCTATTPTATATPTATATPTATPTATATTPTGTNLSIGAGSDGSSKADGTSYGNVRDGDTSTYWSPSGSTGSVSIKWGSATTVSKAVIKETSAAAGRIGSWQVLNGDTGTVVTSGTGAGTISFASTSLKKLTFVISSANGTPQVAEFETYAK from the coding sequence ATGAGACGAGCACGTGCACGTTCCCCGAAGCTGTACGCGGCGATGGCCGGGCTTGGCCTGGTGGCCGCGGCCGGCACGGCCCTGGTGATGCCGGAGGCCTCCGCGGCCACCCCGGGCGCCACCGGCTACGCGACACAGAACGGCGGGACCACCGGCGGGGCGGGCGGGACGACCGTCAAGGCCACCACCGGCACCCAGATCCACCAGGCCCTGTGCGGCCGGGCCAGCAGCAGCACCCCGATCACCATCCAGGTCGAGGGCACCATCAACCACGCCAACACCAGCAAGGTCTCCGGCGGCAGCTGCAACACGGCGGACGGCGTGATCGAGCTGAAGCAGATCAGCAACGTCACGCTCGTCGGCGTGGGCAGCGGTGCCGTCTTCGACCAACTGGGCATCCACGTCCGGGAGTCCAGCAACATCATCATCCAGAACGTGACCGTCCAGAACGTCAAGAAGTCGGGCTCGCCCACCTCCAACGGCGGTGATGCCATCGGCATGGAGAGCGATGTCCACAACGTCTGGGTCGACCACGTCTCGCTCCTCGCCTCCGGCGGCGAATCGGAGGGCTACGACGGCCTGTTCGACCTGAAGGCCAACACCCAGTACGTCACGCTGTCGTACAGCACGCTGCGCAACTCGGGCCGCGGCGGGCTCATCAACTCCAGCGACAGCGACCTCTCCAGCAGCTATGTCACGTTCCACCACAACCTGTACGAGAACATCGACTCCCGTGCGCCCCTGCTGCGCGGCGGCACGGCGCACATGTACAACAACCACTACGTGAGCCTGAACGAGTCCGGCATCAACTCGCGGGCCGGCGCGAAGGCGAAGGTGGACAACAACTACTTCGAGGACTCCAAGGACGTCCTCGGCACCTTCTACACCGACCTCGCCGGGTACTGGCAGGTCAGCGGCAACGTCTTCGACAACGTGACCTGGTCCTCCCCCGGGGACGAGAACAACCCGGCGGGCCCGAACCCGGTGTCCAACACCTCGGTGAGCATCCCGTACGCCTACACCCTGGACCAGGCGTCCTGCGTCCCGGCGATCGTGGCCAAGACGGCGGGCGCGGGCAAGGGCCTCGCGGTGTCGGACGGCAGCTGCACGGCGACGACCCCCACGGCCACCGCGACGCCGACCGCCACGGCCACGCCCACGGCGACGCCCACCGCGACCGCCACCACGCCCACCGGCACCAACCTCAGCATCGGCGCGGGTTCCGACGGCTCCAGCAAGGCCGACGGCACCAGCTACGGCAACGTCCGTGACGGTGATACGAGCACCTACTGGTCCCCGAGCGGCTCGACCGGCAGCGTCTCCATCAAGTGGGGCTCGGCCACCACCGTCTCGAAGGCCGTCATCAAGGAGACCTCCGCCGCCGCGGGCCGCATCGGCTCCTGGCAGGTCCTCAACGGCGACACCGGCACGGTTGTGACCTCCGGCACCGGCGCGGGCACGATCTCCTTCGCCTCGACCTCGCTGAAGAAGCTCACCTTCGTGATCAGCAGCGCGAACGGCACCCCACAGGTCGCTGAATTCGAGACGTACGCCAAGTAA